The following proteins come from a genomic window of Trichoplusia ni isolate ovarian cell line Hi5 chromosome 16, tn1, whole genome shotgun sequence:
- the LOC113502178 gene encoding kinesin-like protein Klp10A isoform X3, translating to MPVLYERCVLSNLQTRRATVGPPSRVTRNNQMRLSNAAGAYTNGHGGDTTGRRGAENVPPPQQPPQPAPTNTRITQQQPPPSGGRSRAGSTPSAASVPQGLQQSPYMPHLQRRIHNVKEFTSGSAASGGAGRAAAVASTVSVPHAVASGAVRRSNVVKEVERLKENREKRRQRQAELKEEKEALMNMDPGNPNWEFLAMIREYQNSIEFRPLTGNEPVEDHQITVCVRKRPLNKKENAKKEVDVISVPTKDQMIVHEPKNKVDLTKYLENQKFRFDYAFDDSCTNEVVYKYTAKPLVQTIFEGGMATCFAYGQTGSGKTHTMGGDFQGKTQDCKKGIYAMAARDVFAYLKSPKYKPLNLIVSASFFEIYSGKVFDLLADKAKLRVLEDGKQQVQIVGLTEKVVDNVDEVLKLIQHGNAARTSGQTSANSNSSRSHAVFQIVVRSPGMHRVHGKFSLIDLAGNERGADTSSANRQTRMESAEINKSLLALKECIRALGMKGQNHLPFRVSKLTQVLRDSFIGDKSRTCMIAMISPAMSSCEHSLNTLRYADRVKELGTDAPARRDPDVDMEPARELPDLAQLRDLNEGDMSAEMYTFHEAIDEMQRAEEEVLDNHKAISDYLQHALQRCNQLLGITRDVDYDQDAYATQWEELLNEQLAVLAQSRDLVAEFRAKMQQEEHISRRIQPARHH from the exons atgcCAGTGTTGTACGAGCGATGCGTTCTGTCAAATCTTCAAACGCGACGGGCGACCGTAGGCC CGCCGTCACGGGTGACGCGGAACAACCAGATGCGGTTGTCGAACGCGGCCGGCGCGTACACGAACGGCCACGGGGGCGACACGACGGGCAGGCGGGGCGCCGAGAACGTGCCGCCGCCGCAGCAGCCCCCACAGCCCGCGCCCACTAACACTAGGATTACACAACAG CAACCTCCCCCGTCCGGCGGTCGGTCACGAGCCGGCAGCACGCCGAGCGCCGCTTCCGTACCTCAAGGCTTGCAGCAGTCACCTTACATGCCGCACTTGCAGAGGAGGATCCACAATGTTAAAGAG TTCACGAGCGGCAGCGCGGCGAGCGGCGGCGCGGGCCGCGCGGCGGCGGTGGCCTCCACGGTGTCGGTGCCGCACGCCGTGGCGTCGGGCGCCGTGCGCCGCTCCAACGTCGTCAAGGAGGTCGAGCGCCTCAAGGAGAACCGCGAGAAGCGCCGCCAGCGGCAGGCCGAGCTCAAGGAGGAGAAG GAAGCGTTAATGAACATGGACCCTGGCAATCCGAACTGGGAGTTCTTAGCGATGATCCGGGAGTACCAGAACAGTATCGAGTTCAGGCCGCTGACTGGCAACGAACCTGTAGAGGACCATCAAATCACTGTCTGCGTCAGAAAGAGGCCGcttaataagaaagaaaatgcTAAAAAAGag GTGGACGTAATAAGCGTGCCGACGAAAGACCAAATGATCGTCCACGAACCGAAGAACAAGGTAGACCTCACGAAATACCTCGAGAACCAGAAGTTCCGCTTCGACTACGCGTTCGACGACTCGTGTACCAATGAAGTTGTCTACAA ATATACGGCAAAGCCGTTGGTGCAGACAATATTCGAAGGTGGCATGGCGACGTGTTTCGCGTACGGACAGACTGGCTCAGGCAAGACGCATACCATGGGTGGTGACTTTCAG GGTAAAACGCAAGACTGTAAGAAGGGTATATACGCGATGGCGGCGCGCGACGTGTTCGCGTACCTGAAGTCACCCAAGTACAAGCCGCTCAACCTCATCGTGTCGGCTTCCTTTTTTGAGATATACTCGGGCAAG GTGTTCGACCTGCTGGCGGACAAGGCGAAGCTGCGCGTGCTGGAGGACGGCAAGCAGCAGGTACAGATCGTGGGGCTCACCGAGAAGGTGGTCGACAACGTGGACGAGGTGCTCAAGCTCATACAGCATGGCAACGCCGCCAGGACTTCCGGACAG ACGTCAGCGAACTCAAACTCGTCCCGGTCGCACGCGGTTTTTCAAATAGTAGTGCGGTCGCCGGGCATGCACCGCGTACACGGGAAGTTCTCACTCATCGACCTCGCGGGGAACGAGAGGGGCGCCGACACCTCCTCCGCCAACCGGCAGACGC GCATGGAGAGCGCCGAGATCAACAAGTCCCTGCTGGCGCTGAAGGAGTGTATCCGCGCGCTGGGCATGAAGGGGCAGAACCACCTCCCGTTCCGCGTGTCCAAGCTGACGCAGGTGCTGCGCGACAGCTTCATCGGCGACAAGTCCCGCACGTGCATGATCGCCATGATCTCGCCCGCCATGTCCTCCTGCGAGCACTCGCTCAACACGCTGCGCTACGCCGACCGCGTCAAGGAGCTGGGCACGGACGCGCCCGCGCGCCGCGACCCCGACGTGGACATGGAGCCTGCGCGGGAGCTGCCCGACCTCGCGCAGCTCCGGGACCTCAAT GAGGGCGATATGTCAGCAGAAATGTACACTTTCCACGAAGCCATCGACGAGATGCAACGCGCCGAAGAGGAAGTGTTAGATAACCACAAGGCCATCTCCGACTACCTGCAACACGCCCTGCAACGCTGCAACCAGCTGCTCGGCATCACGAGGGATGTCGACTACGACCAAGACG CCTACGCGACGCAGTGGGAGGAGCTGCTGAACGAGCAGCTGGCGGTGCTGGCGCAGTCGCGGGACCTGGTGGCGGAGTTCCGCGCCAAGATGCAGCAGGAGGAGCACATCTCCCGCCGCATCCAGCCCGCCAGGCACCACTAg
- the LOC113502225 gene encoding adenosine monophosphate-protein transferase Fic — protein sequence MLLIGRASETENMKCGFKWKINSKMIVDRCKTVLILSSVVCTLAVVISLHKLLNYEEKFTKPFAPIPDGLYGNYLEPISEDNPSPVPQRAVDKTRDAEAVVSLNAALEMKKFGKADKALKLFQHAFALSPKHADILNHYGEFLEDTKKDVVKADQLYTLALTNYPDHTGALMNRQRTASIVENLDREMLRKIDEKRDALSSIPESNSALRRAKKEAYFQHIYHTVAIEGNTMTLQQTRSVLETRIAVSGKSIDEHNEILGLDAAMKYINSTLLYRLRDITMGDILEIHKRVLGHVDPIEGGQFRRTQVYVGGHIPPGPSEIQRLMTQFLEWLNSEDALDLHPVRYAALAHYKLVHIHPFIDGNGRTSRLLMNLLLMQAGYPPVIIAKQHRHLYYQHLQTANEGDVRPFVRFIGQCTERTLNLYLWATSEYSHMVPAIGDPHILTGEGFDDDML from the exons ATGTTGCTTATAGGTAGGGCTAGCGAAACTGAAAACATGAAGTGTggttttaaatggaaaattaacTCAAAAATGATTGTAGATAGATGTAAAACTGTGCTAATATTATCGAGCGTTGTGTGCACCCTTGCGGTTGTGATATCTCTGCACAAATTGTtaaattacgaagaaaaatttacAAAGCCATTTGCGCCCATACCAGATGGATTATACGGTAACTATTTGGAACCTATTTCGGAAGATAATCCTAGTCCAGTGCCACAGAGAGCTGTTGACAAAACCAGAGATGCAGAGGCTGTAGTTTCTTTAAATGCTGCTTTAGAAATGAAGAAGTTTGGCAAAGCAGATAAAGCATTGAAACTATTTCAACACGCTTTTGCCTTGTCACCAAAACACGCTGACATACTGAACCACTATGGTGAGTTTTTGGAAGATACAAAAAAAGATGTAGTGAAAGCTGACCAGCTGTATACATTAGCTTTAACAAATTACCCTGATCATACTGGAGCGCTCATGAACAGGCAACGCACTGCCAGCATTGTAGAAAATTTAGATAGAgaaatgttaagaaaaataGATGAAAAACGGGATGCACTGTCATCTATACCTGAAAGTAATTCAGCTTTACGGAGAGCCAAGAAAGAGGCATATTTCCAGCACATTTACCACACAGTAGCCATTGAAGGTAACACTATGACCTTACAACAGACAAGGAGTGTGTTGGAAACCAGGATAGCAGTGTCTGGGAAGAGTATAGATGAACACAATGAAATCTTGGGTCTGGATGCCGCCATGAAGTATATAAACTCTACATTATTGTACCGCCTAAGAGACATAACCATGGGAGATATATTAGAGATACATAAACGAGTGCTGGGTCATGTTGACCCTATAGAGGGGGGTCAGTTCCGCAGGACACAGGTGTATGTTGGGGGCCACATACCCCCTGGGCCCTCAGAAATACAGAGGCTCATGACTCAGTTCCTGGAGTGGCTGAATTCTGAAGATGCCTTAGATCTACATCCTGTAAg ATACGCAGCGTTAGCGCATTACAAGTTGGTCCACATCCATCCGTTCATCGACGGTAACGGGCGCACGTCGCGGCTGCTGATGAACCTGCTGCTCATGCAGGCCGGCTACCCGCCCGTCATCATCGCGAAACAGCACCGGCATCTGTATTACCAACACCTGCAGACCGCCAATGAGGGCGATGTTAGACCTTTTGTTAG ATTCATCGGGCAATGTACAGAGCGCACATTAAACTTGTACCTGTGGGCAACCAGCGAGTATTCCCACATGGTGCCCGCGATCGGTGACCCTCACATATTGACAGGCGAGGGCTTCGACGACGACATGCTGTGA